The Eublepharis macularius isolate TG4126 chromosome 3, MPM_Emac_v1.0, whole genome shotgun sequence genome has a window encoding:
- the HMGN1 gene encoding non-histone chromosomal protein HMG-14, which produces MPKRKVNATEEEPKRRSARLSAKPAKVETKPKRGPSKDKSEEKKAQIKGKKGSKGKQTAEINKDEVKDHLPAENGETKSDEVQIPEATGEKEAKSE; this is translated from the exons ATGCCGAAAAGAAAG gtAAACGCAACTGAGGAAGAG CCTAAGAGGCGATCAGCACGACTGTCAGCT AAACCTGCTAAAGTTGAAACAAAGCCCAAAAGGGGACCTTCAAAG GATAAGTCTGAGGAAAAGAAAGCCCAAATCAAAGGGAAAAAGGGATCAAAGGGGAAACAAACTGCAGAAATTAACAAAGATGAAGTAAAAGATCACTTGCCTGCAGAAAATGGAGAAACAAAAAGTGATGAG gtcCAAATACCTGAGGCAAcaggagaaaaagaagcaaaatcTGAGTAA